The Scyliorhinus canicula chromosome 10, sScyCan1.1, whole genome shotgun sequence genomic interval NNNNNNNNNNNNNNNNNNNNNNNNNNNNNNNNNNNNNNNNNNNNNNNNNNNNNNNNNNNNNNNNNNNNNNNNNNNNNNNNNNNNNNNNNNNNNNNNNNNNNNNNNNNNNNNNNNNNNNNNNNNNNNNNNNNNNNNNNNNNNNNNNNNNNNNNNNNNNNNNNNNNNNNNNNNNNNNNNNNNNNNNNNNNNNNNNNNNNNNNNNNNNNNNNNNNNNNNNNNNNNNNNNNNNNNNNNNNNNNNNNNNNNNNNNNNNNNNNNNNNNNNNNNNNNNNNNNNNNNNNNNNNNNNNNNNNNNNNNNNNNNNNNNNNNNNNNNNNNNNNNNNNNNNNNNNNNNNNNNNNNNNNNNNNNNNNNNNNNNNNNNNNNNNNNNNNNNNNNNNNNNNNNNNNNNNNNNNNNNNNNNNNNNNNNNNNNNNNNNNNNNNNNNNNNNNNNNNNNNNNNNNNNNNNNNNNNNNNNNNNNNNNNNNNNNNNNNNNNNNNNNNNNNNNNNNNNNNNNNNNNNNNNNNNNNNNNNNNNNNNNNNNNNNNNNNNNNNNNNNNNNNNNNNNNNNNNNNNNNNNNNNNNNNNNNNNNNNNNNNNNNNNNNNNNNNNNNNNNNNNNNNNNNNNNNNNNNNNNNNNNNNNNNNNNNNNNNNNNNNNNNNNNNNNNNNNNNNNNNNNNNNNNNNNNNNNNNNNNNNNNNNNNNNNNNNNNNNNNNNNNNNNNNNNNNNNNNNNNNNNNNNNNNNNNNNNNNNNNNNNNNNNNNNNNNNNNNNNNNNNNNNNNNNNNNNNNNNNNNNNNNNNNNNNNNNNNNNNNNNNNNNNNNNNNNNNNNNNNNNNNNNNNNNNNNNNNNNNNNNNNNNNNNNNNNNNNNNNNNNNNNNNNNNNNNNNNNNNNNNNNNNNNNNNNNNNNNNNNNNNNNNNNNNNNNNNNNNNNNNNNNNNNNNNNNNNNNNNNNNNNNNNNNNNNNNNNNNNNNNNNNNNNNNNNNNNNNNNNNNNNNNNNNNNNNNNNNNNNNNNNNNNNNNNNNNNNNNNNNNNNNNNNNNNNNNNNNNNNNNNNNNNNNNNNNNNNNNNNNNNNNNNNNNNNNNNNNNNNNNNNNNNNNNNNNNNNNNNNNNNNNNNNNNNNNNNNNNNNNNNNNNNNNNNNNNNNNNNNNNNNNNNNNNNNNNNNNNNNNNNNNNNNNNNNNNNNNNNNNNNNNNNNNNNNNNNNNNNNNNNNNNNNNNNNNNNNNNNNNNNNNNNNNNNNNNNNNNNNNNNNNNNNNNNNNNNNNNNNNNNNNNNNNNNNNNNNNNNNNNNNNNNNNNNNNNNNNNNNNNNNNNNNNNNNNNNNNNNNNNNNNNNNNNNNNNNNNNNNNNNNNNNNNNNNNNNNNNNNNNNNNNNNNNNNNNNNNNNNNNNNNNNNNNNNNNNNNNNNNNNNNNNNNNNNNNNNNNNNNNNNNNNNNNNNNNNNNNNNNNNNNNNNNNNNNNNNNNNNNNNNNNNNNNNNNNNNNNNNNNNNNNNNNNNNNNNNNNNNNNNNNNNNNNNNNNNNNNNNNNNNNNNNNNNNNNNNNNNNNNNNNNNNNNNNNNNNNNNNNNNNNNNNNNNNNNNNNNNNNNNNNNNNNNNNNNNNNNNNNNNNNNNNNNNNNNNNNNNNNNNNNNNNNNNNNNNNNNNNNNNNNNNNNNNNNNNNNNNNNNNNNNNNNNNNNNNNNNNNNNNNNNNNNNNNNNNNNNNNNNNNNNNNNNNNNNNNNNNNNNNNNNNNNNNNNNNNNNNNNNNNNNNNNNNNNNNNNNNNNNNNNNNNNNNNNNNNNNNNNNNNNNNNNNNNNNNNNNNNNNNNNNNNNNNNNNNNNNNNNNNNNNNNNNNNNNNNNNNNNNNNNNNNNNNNNNNNNNNNNNNNNNNNNNNNNNNNNNNNNNNNNNNNNNNNNNNNNNNNNNNNNNNNNNNNNNNNNNNNNNNNNNNNNNNNNNNNNNNNNNNNNNNNNNNNNNNNNNNNNNNNNNNNNNNNNNNNNNNNNNNNNNNNNNNNNNNNNNNNNNNNNNNNNNNNNNNNNNNNNNNNNNNNNNNNNNNNNNNNNNNNNNNNNNNNNNNNNNNNNNNNNNNNNNNNNNNNNNNNNNNNNNNNNNNNNNNNNNNNNNNNNNNNNNNNNNNNNNNNNNNNNNNNNNNNNNNNNNNNNNNNNNNNNNNNNNNNNNNNNNNNNNNNNNNNNNNNNNNNNNNNNNNNNNNNNNNNNNNNNNNNNNNNNNNNNNNNNNNNNNNNNNNNNNNNNNNNNNNNNNNNNNNNNNNNNNNNNNNNNNNNNNNNNNNNNNNNNNNNNNNNNNNNNNNNNNNNNNNNNNNNNNNNNNNNNNNNNNNNNNNNNNNNNNNNNNNNNNNNNNNNNNNNNNNNNNNNNNNNNNNNNNNNNNNNNNNNNNNNNNNNNNNNNNNNNNNNNNNNNNNNNNNNNNNNNNNNNNNNNNNNNNNNNNNNNNNNNNNNNNNNNNNNNNNNNNNNNNNNNNNNNNNNNNNNNNNNNNNNNNNNNNNNNNNNNNNNNNNNNNNNNNNNNNNNNNNNNNNNNNNNNNNNNNNNNNNNNNNNNNNNNNNNNNNNNNNNNNNNNNNNNNNNgaaggcaccagaatgtggcgactcggggcttttcacagtaacttcattgcagtgttaatgtaagcctacttgtgacaataataaagattattattatatcctgaGGATATGAAACACAATGGGGAGAGAACTATCACTGGCTCATTATTAAAGTCTGTCATTTGATTTTAGTACCAGGTAGGAGTGTGAGCCCCAGGTTCCTATGTACAAggtatcatgggcgcgattctccgcaaatgcggcgagtcgtaaaggctgccgtgaaactggccgtgtttcacggcagcctccgcgccccctcccgggacccgattctctcccccccccccccccccccccccccccccccccccccccgggcggggctagcagcggggccccgtgaaccacagcatcgcggccttggcgaccgtcgctaagtccgcgcaccaagcgtcacgccggctgacgcgcatgatgacgtcagccgcgcgtgcgcggattgggcggctccaacccgcgcatgcgcagggccgtcatctccctcggccgccccgcggactgatcctgcggggcggctgagggagaaagagtgcgtccgttacggacgcactgcccgcgatcggtgcccaccgataatgggcccatgccccccttggcacggccgtggtactgccatgccaatcggggccctggatgcccagaacgggcatgttgcggccgtttttacgacggcagcaagcaggtgtgtttgctgccgtaaaaacggccgtaaaggcctgggaagtcggcccatcggcctggggagaatcgctgttcgccttaaaaaacggcgagcagtgattcatgtcgtggggcggctaTTCTCCGCTgccccacgacaggtcggagaatagcgggagggccttcccgactttattcacgccctcccgctattctctccccccccggccgtcccacgacacgaattgctgctcgccgttttttacggcgaacagcgattctccccaggccgatgggccgagttcccaggtctttacggccgtttttcacgaacgcaatcacacctgctctcgccattcatgaaaacggccgcaaagtgccgtcccggacaaccatggcaccgattggcacggccatgccaagggtggcatgggcctgcgatcggtgggcaccgatcgtgggcagcaggtccgatacccgcgcactatttgttcccccgccgccccgcaggatcagtccgcggggcggctgaggggcatgacggcccgcgcatgcgcgggtttgacgcatctgcatgatgacgtcatccgcgcatgcgcggctgacatcatcgtgcacgTCCGCCACCGTGACGCTTGGTGCGCGGACTTAGCAACggttgctaagcccgcgatgccgtgcttcacggggccgcgctgctagccccgcccgggggggagaatcgggtcctgggagggggcgcagtggctgccgtgaaacacggccagtttcacggcagccttcacgactcgccgcatttgcggagaatcgcggcccatatGTCTGCAGAGTTTAAAGGATTGTGCTTATTAATATGAaataaaataagagctcatgtgCATCCTACTGAATGTTAAGAATGTGTAAAGTGGTATAGTCAAAGAGTGAGAAATCTTTTTCTAACACTTCCCGGTTTCTTTCCAGTTTTTCTTCACTGGGCCACAAATCGAGAGACGGACAAGTTAAAAATGCAGAAGTACTTCCTTCAGGCCATCCTCTGGCACTCGAAACAAGCTTGCCATGCCCGGCCATGTGCCACACTCCTGTTCCCAGCTACCTGTGGGAAAATGCCTTTTCTTATCCCACACAGGGGGCAACTCCCTGCATATGTCACGTCCAGTCATTACCTCTGAACATAGAAGGCCAAATCTGCAGGATGAACCATTATCCACACACCAGACGGGCTTTGGGCAAGAACCCAAGACTTTGTCagagagtgaccagcagcatgACCCTTTGTCGgactcagtgcagaaaacataCTTTTCCAGCACAAAACTGAATCAAGAGGCGACGCTGGGGAAACGGATCCCCTCCAAGAACCCATCCATTGGCCTTTTTCAACGATTCAAAAGGACATGCAAACAGTACGGGAAAGTCCTGATTCCAGTACATCTTTTGACATCCACTATGTGGTTTGGTGCATTCTATTATGCAGCAATGAAGTAAGTAAGTTGCATGTCATAATGACCTGGTTTTAAGGTTTAAGAATCCTCATATTGCCTCTGGTACCTTTAAAACTATCCACTGGTGACTGACCTTTCTGTCACTGGAAAATTTTGCATACCTCTCCTCTTTGCCATCTCTGTTCTAAGGAGAATGACTCCAGCTTCTCTGGTCTctctacataactgaagtccctgatCCTTGGGGTGCCgttctggtaaacctcttctgcaccttctcaaaaaacttgaCGTCCTTCCTAAAACATGGTTCTCTTGATTGGAAAGCAACACTCCGGGGGCTCAGATGGTAGCACTTTTgcctctgaatcacaaggttcCTGGTTTAAGTCCcaactccagggcttgagcacaagaATTAAGGTTTATATTGGGGTATTGAGTTAATGCTGCATTCTCAGAAGTGCTGTCTTTCCGATCAGTCATCAAATAGAGGTCCCATCTCCctgttcaggtggatgtaaaagatttgggtggtggggcggggcagtcccctggccaatatctatctctcaatcaacatcacatttAGGAACTTTATCTGGTTGTTTCATTATGGgagttgctgtgcacaaatttgactgccatgtttcctatattgcaacagtaactacacttcaaaaatgaacatcattggctgtaaagcactttaaaACGTCTGTGATCCTGAAAACAAGTCTCTTCTGAAGTCTTATGTTTTCTGAAGGTTTAGCATGGCTTCCATGCTTTTGTCCTATTTTTACTCTATTCATAAAGCCAAGGATCCCATATGCATAATAAATAGCCTTCTCAACTTGTCCTATCAAACATTAAGATTTACTTACACACACCAACACCATCTTATTCCTGCGCCTACTTTAAAATTTGACGGTATCGATAAAATTTCAATGAAGTTGTTCAGTCGTATTGACAAATTATGATCTTTGTTGCTCAAGTTGAGGATGGGGTGGCAAGAGGGCGAGCcatagtagcatggtggttagcacaagttcttcacagctccagggtcccagattcgattcccggcttggttcactgtctgtctgtgtggagtctgcacgttctccccgggtgtgcgtgggtttgctccggtttcctcccacagtccaaagatgtgcaggttaggtggattggccatgctaaattgctcttagtgttcaaattgccctgagtgttgggtgggttactgggttatgggatagggtgaagatgtgggtttggtagggtgctttttcaaagagccggtgcagactcaatgggccgaatgcctccttctgcactgtaaattctatatctataacactcatgtgtatcagggaAAGGACTGAAACTACCTCTCTCTTGTACTGTCAATTGCTACAGCTCGACTGTGTTCCTGCCATCCATCTCCTCCCGGACccttttccatagaatcccacggtgcagaaggagaccatttggtccatcgtgtgcacaccaaccctctgaaagaacccgcagcccccacccacttgcacattttttggacacccaaggggcaattgatcatggccaatccacccaagctgcacatctttagattgtgggaggaaactggagcccccaagaggaaacccatgcagccatgggaagaacatgcagactcccactGTCACctgaggccgtaattgaacccggggtctctggcgctgtgagggcagcagtgctaaccactgtgacaccggccCTCCCTTTTTGAGCCCTCCATCAATTCTCTTTTCATGTTGCCAtaaagcatttaaggataaagGTACTCAGCATTCCTAACATGTGCCAGACTAACAGATGGAAAATGTCAGGTGGGGGCGTGCGGTTTCTCTTAAGCTTCTGGCATATGTCAGCAGCACGCAACAGGAAATCCACCCTTGGGGGTACTTGGTGAGCTGACTGATGGAGGAGAGTTTGAGCTGCTGTTGGAGGGCCTCTGCCCCACTCTTGGTCGCAGTTTCTGCAACAGGCAGCTGTTTTCCACACCCGCTTTACACATAAGCAGCAAGTTGGTAACCTGCACATAGTCTTTAACCAGCCCAAAAACAAATTACCGTGACTCAGTAAATTCAGTTACCCAAGTTTTATATCAGAAATAAAATATGGAAGCGGCTTAAAAAAATTCTAATCAAAGAaaccacttttaaaaaataagtccTAAAGATAAGGACTGAAAATGCTTTGCAAAATTGTTTTGAATAATTTGACGGATTCATCAATTTGTGACATTGAAAGTTGAAACAAAATGGGTAACAATTACATgaattagcacactgggctaaatcgctggcttttgaagcagaccaaggcaggccagcagcacggttcaattcccgtaccagcctccccgaacaggcgccggaatgtggctactaggggcttttcacagtaacttcattgaagccacgtcgtgacaatacgtgattttcatttcattttttacaaGGTTtgtgttcctccccctccactgtaCTATCTTCCGTGAGTTGTTACAAGAATGGCACTGCTGGATGATACCAATAAAGTGTGGAAGCTGCATTGAATGCAGCAAAACAAAATCAAGCAATTCGACCTGATCTGTATTCGCGCACAATGTTGGTGTTTGTTTTGAggatgagggtggaggagggtgagaaagaacaagagagagaggaagaggcaTACTTGCACGCAAGTGTGTGAAACATCTCATTAAAATTGCCAAGCGTTCTTTcgtctttattttcttttttagaACTATGATTTGAAGAAAAACTTAGATTTTGAATTTTAGTTTGTTGCTGATGCATCCTTCTGGGCAGGAAGGGGTGTTTTCTTCCAGGGTTGTAGCTGCTGGGTTTTGAAGCAACAGCAGAAACAGTGAACTTCAGGCTCCCCTGCTGCCTGCCCCAATTAATATTTCTCATGTTTTTCCAACCTGGTTGCTTGTGGTCTTAACACTTTTTATCTTTAGCTCTGTACACCATACCTCTTTAATTAAAACCCAATTATTAATCATGTTTTAGGCAATGTTCCAGTTGGTTGGCTATCTGCTCAAATGTCCAATAACTGTTGCTCGTTAAAGCATTACAAATAGTTTTTGCAATCAAAATTCCTTTTTTAAGCTGCATATCGGTATCACTGATACACAACACCAGAATCTGAACTTGTGCCAAATGTTTCCTGTCGTGTGACCTACTGTAGGTCAGGTGCACAAAAGGAGAccaattaaagggataggcatcTTCTGCACAGTCTTtttccggagtccgtatccctctattcccatcctattcctgtatttgtcaagatgccccttaaacgtcactatcgtccctgcttccaccacctcttcggcagcgagttccaggcacccactaccctctgtgcaaaaaccttgctcgtacatctcctctaaaccttgcccctcgcatcttaaacctatgccccctagtaattgacccctctatcctgggaaaaagtctctgaccatccactctgcccctcatcattttgtagacctctatcaggtcgcccctcaacctccgtcgttccaatgagaacaaaccagtGGGTAGCTTTGCTATTTTCATTTAGTGAAGGCATAGTTAAAAATAAAAGTCTTTTTATTCTAAATAAAGCACATCAAATGCTGAAAAAAaaccttctgtttttatttccagagGTATTAACGTGGTTCCATTTCTTGAATATATAGGAGCACCGAAGGGCATCATACATATTCTGAATCATTCTCAGGGTGGAAATGCACTGACTGCTTATGCTTTGTATAAGGTGAGTGTGTTGAATTGAGCTGGACTTTGCATTGCTGGTGACATGATCTGCATTTttaagatttgggggggggggggggaaattcagGCCAGTGTTTGAGTTTCAGCCTGTTACCTGAGCATGATCGGAAATAATTTTAATCTGTAAGTGACTGGGTGAATGAAGTTTAATGCTGATCAATGCAATTTCTACGCGGTGGAAGAAAAGAAGGTGATACAATTCACATCGGGAGACTTTGACAGGTGCCCAAGAGTGACAGTAATTTGCGGATGATGAGAATCCTGGCAGAATTGTGACCTGTGAGGAGGGTCGTGTAGAACCTCAAAAGGATATGTATAAATTAGTGGGATGggcggataagtggcagatgaagttcaatgcagagaaatgtgaagtaattcattttggttggaagaacatggagagacaatatagaaTAAAGGGTATAATTTTAAAAGGGGTGCAGTAACAGAGGGACTTGGATGTATTTGCATAaaccattgaaggtggcaggagatGTTGAGGGCATGATTAATAAAGCaaatagtattctgggctttaataATAGGGGCATGGAATACAGGAGCAAGTTGAACTTGTATAGTTCAGCCGAGGCTGgtttattgtgtccagttctgggtccCACACATTGGGGAAAAATGTGATGGCATTGGAGAAAATGCAGAAAAGATTAATGAGAATGCTTCCGTGGATGAGGCAGTTCAGTTATG includes:
- the fam210aa gene encoding uncharacterized protein C18orf19 homolog A, encoding MPGHVPHSCSQLPVGKCLFLSHTGGNSLHMSRPVITSEHRRPNLQDEPLSTHQTGFGQEPKTLSESDQQHDPLSDSVQKTYFSSTKLNQEATLGKRIPSKNPSIGLFQRFKRTCKQYGKVLIPVHLLTSTMWFGAFYYAAMKGINVVPFLEYIGAPKGIIHILNHSQGGNALTAYALYKLVTPVRYTVTLGGTSFAVKYLRSRGYLPTPPPMRMYLQDRMEETRERFSEKMEETKELLSEKIQETKGLVSFRKKKE